In Asterias rubens chromosome 2, eAstRub1.3, whole genome shotgun sequence, the sequence ggcTAAAAAGATCAGGAAAAATACAATACTTTGTCTTATAAATGGTCCGACTTAAAACATGGAATCTTTGATAGtcattgtttatcaacaaaatggCAAGGATGGTCTTAAATTAGTTTATAAAATCACCCCAGTAGAGATACATACAAAAATCAAGGGTATCAAAAGGTGATTTTAATTTAACAATACTTTGGCCTAGTGCACGAAACGTTTTACTTGAAAATCTATGATTTACAAGGGCttaatttatattattaattatcAGTTATAAGTTAAATTCTAAGGTGGCCAATTAGAttcattgattgtttttttcttttcaaattggaTATTTGCATTAAATTTGCTACAAGAgcaagataaataaataaaaattctttTACAGAATAATACCCAGGCCCTTGATTGTAGTCACTTATTTAGCAATTTTTACGTGAAATTTGACTTCAGACTGGTTTTATGACTTCATGTGCTTTGGTGCAAGCTTGCATAgcaacatctacatgtacaccagcaatgtacatgtatgccatgTATGGTACCACTGTGCCAAGCACATTTATTACTAACTATGCAAAATCTAAGTCCAAAACATGTGACGTCGCAAAACCATCTATAGTTTGAAAAAATTATCATTGACTAATACCACAAACTATCACACATGAATTTGACCCAACACTAGttgcaaaattgaaaaaagggttgtgtttttttacaggtttgagTAGGGCAAAACTGCAATTCGAAAGGGCAGAAGATATTACCGCAAATTAAAATCTCAATACAATCTGTGACACCATTTGGTTTTCTGCATAGTGCAGTATGACATGGCGCACCCAGTTCACAGAATAGGTTTGCCTCTCTATTCTGGAATAGTTTTGAAAATGAGGTTATACCAAAgatataacaattatttaacaGATAAGTGACTATTTTGGGGGGGATAAGGATGAAATACATTTACTGGTTATCTTCCCGGGTGAAAACTCAATGCCTAATCCATCCTATATAATTAACTTAGACACTAAAGGAAGACGATGTTTCACATAAGAAATTGGTTTTCCATTATGTAGCCTTCAGATTCTTACGAACATACTTATGGTTTAGGTTGATTAATTTAGACAAGATTTGAACCTTATCCTCTCCGAAATATTTGATATGCTTTGAAGAAAAggatttaattaattaatgaattaattaatcaattattaTTTACTCTAAAAAACGAAAACGATTTAAATATACATTTATTGAATAACAATATCTAAACGCTACGCAGCATAAATACCTAACACCTAATACTTAATTTTGAGAATGGTCCTTTTATAAATTTTACTATCAGAAATCTTCTTAAAATAGTCCAAACTATTTGATACTTATTTAGAAAATAAACAGGGGGTGGGGAGAGGGtgtgtttatatttttgtttctgggaaaggttttgtgtgtgtgtgtgtgtgttagtGGTGTTTTTTTGGCAGTGATTTAATCCAGTGATTgattttgtcaattttaaaTTGTACAACAACGTGATAACGACGGGGTGACGGtatattaaatattaattacTGAAAAAGGGCAGGTCAACGCCTCTTTCAGGACGTTAGCTTTTAAGAAGTGGCTGGcatttataaaaatttaaacacGTGCCAATCCCTGAATACGAAAAATGTCACCAAAAAATTTGGCATTTACATAATTGCTTCCAATGTATACAAACTTCATACACTGGGCACTTgtagggaaaaaaaaatattcaagatAATTTAATACTGTTTTTACACAATAAAACGGGGAATAATATGCATTTTTCATATCATCAGTTATGTATAGCATTTTTCTTCCTTTTGTTGTCTCTTCATGTCACAAGAAACACTTCAGTTGGTTCAACACATACAAAATCTTACTTTTGGTTTTCTTCGTTCATAACATCATTTAAAAATGGCCTCATCGCAACAATTGTCAAGGTCACACCAATTTCAAAACATTAGGGGAGGGACAGGAATGGGGGATCACAAATATTTATAATTCCTCAAACGATCTTAAAGAAATTCGCAAATGTCATGGATATCTACAATATTTTCCCATCTTCACAGTTTTTTTCGTCATGGTGTTTCTTCCACatttaaaacacctttttttaCACATGAAATAACATCCTACGCACTTTGTTTTCTTCCCCTTGTCTTGGCATCCATTACCATCCTGTGTCATCTAGTAACACTAAATTAAAAAtcaagacccaatttcatgaagcctgtaagcataaaaacttgctaagcacaaaaaaatcttGCTCAACAGAAACATGATTAGCGAAAATTCCATATGGCTTAGAtagttgcaactggtgccctacTCATGTTTCGCCTTGCAAAAAGAAATTGCTAAGCAATGAAATTGTTGCTTTACaatgttatgctaagcaaaatgagcaggatgccagtgAAAGACTGTACATGTGAGATGGTATATTAGCCggtaccttattctggtaagcatactttttagtgcttagcaacttgatgtgcttaagcagctctatgagatagGGCCACGGTCTGTTCCATAGGTTGACAAATCCAGAGATCGGCAAAATCCTGGGCTtcatcatttaacaattatactTTACTCGCCAAGTTGTCAAACTGGAAGCCCAAATGCATTTGTAATGGTTTTTTAAACAGTTATATCAAAATTGTGAAAGATCAATCATAAAGTTGTATAATACAaacctctggaaaaaaataaaaataaaggaaaaacgAGTTGTGGAAAAGAAAAATATGAGACCGCGATATTTATCAAGAGATGTTGTGAAGTTGTGAAAAGGgtaggtacaacattggtaaaaaTTTCTTGTTTATTTCAAAGAAAGTTTTCTTTTAGACCACTAGAAATTTGTGGATGCAACATTACTCTTCTATCTTAAGTGGTGAAGATTTAAAGATTACAAACAAAgattctttctttttatttttgttattgtctttttttagttatagacctaaacatttaaaatgcattttttttatagctGACTTCTCTTCGGACAAAACTAATTTATAGCAAGATTTTCACAGCAAGATAATCAATGCAGCATTTTAAGAAATTCCTGATTGTTGAGAAAATGTGAAATCTACCAATATTGCACCTCCCTTTTGGCAAGAGTCTAAGCTATGTAAAGAGGTTTTTCCCCAATACTTTGTGTAAAAGTTTAGTCCACTTTAATGAATACTTGCCAGTAAACGAAGCGCTTTTCCAAAAGCAGCATTCGAACTTGATACCTTCCAATAACTACATCAGTGCTCCATCAACCAAACAAAATTGTCTGCAGCACCACATCCCTTGGTTTTGTACTATTCAGTTTTAAAATCTATTCATCTTCACAGAAACAGGAAAGATGCCAAGTTCAAATGCCCCACTCTCGCTTCTGTCAACTTTCTTCACACCAGGTGTCTACGAACAAGTCAAGTACATGTAACCCCACTCGGCAAATTATTTCGTAATCATTATCtaaattttctttctttctgagATTGAGTTTTGGAGTTCGGTGGGTGTCAGATCTCAACAGTGATTTGTCGACCCCTGGGGGTAATCATTCACAGCGTTAAAACACACTGTTTACGTGTGGAACACAAAGACAATTAAACGCACAATTACAAATCTAAAATACAATGCTtgcttacaggttttttttttttaacaaagaaccGATTTCTGCCTTTTTTTCCATCTTCTTAACTTTCACCGTCGGTCTCTTTCTTCGTAATATCTACTTCTACTATCAGCTTTATGTCTCAAGCACTAAAATttccaatttaatttttttttttcccgttttttttttttttttttttttttttaactgactaTTTTTGATCACCATGTTGGCACTTGActttttatacacaaaatgGATCCACTGTTAACATTTAGCTGCGTTGGCTTCTACAATGTAGGCCCAATGTAATAGGCAGTTTGCAACACcacaactacattacttcactCTCAAAGTTTCATGGTTTTCTTTCTCGACATTGAGTTATTCCAACAACAGTGAACATCTCTCCTTGATCTTCAGTAGCTAAGGCTCCTGTTTAACTGGAAATCACAAAGTAATACCACTTTATTTTTTTGGCTCGTTCAAAAGCCACACTGCCgttgttgcaaactgcctaTTGCATAAAATGGATCGGTCCCATTTTGAAATCATGCTCACCCAATCGTGAATGCCAcgagtttatttatttaccgCGTTCTGTCCGTCAAACTATACCAATTAGTTAAAATgcatctttttttgttgttgcaatatACAAGTTTTCCTTCCCATTCATTACACTCTTCCAAACTGAATGACTCTGGAAATATGAGCTTAACCTCTACATACACCTTTGGTACAAAGTAaaaatttttaagaaaaaaaatgctgaacGGTTGTTGATAAAGAAGGCGTGCGAACAAACATCTAGGCGTCAGAGTCAGTGTGCTGCTTAGTAATCTGTTTTACAAAGGCATggtcattatgttttgtttaagtACAACTGTTTTACAATTTCAGCACCACAACTAACTTCTTGTGATTTATTGCTTTGTTTAAAACTTTTAACTCCACCTTGCCGTGTGAGTCAGAATGTATATAATATagcttattttttttgtattagttTTTTTCAACTAAAGTTCACATTGATTTAACATCAAGTACGATTTGAGTTGTTGGAACTGTCAGAGTATGGAAGGGGGAAATGGGTCGACAACTTGTATCTTAAGCTCTTAGTTATCtgagaaaacacacaaaatgaagCCACAATGACCGTTTCGCCCCATGTGAAAACCAGTTTGACtgttaacttttaaaatattcctCTGACTTTGTTCGACTTTGTGTCAAGTTGCCCTTATGTGTCAAAGGCAAAGCAAATCCCATACTTTAATAAATGTACTCTAAAAACCACACTGAAGctactataaaaaaataaacaataaaatagtaAGAATAGTGACATTTCTTATCCACAGCATTTCAGTTTCTAGAAAtccttttcaacaaaaattgaCTGGCCTTATTCATTCAGTTTTGTGACATGATACAAATTTTGAGTCATTAAAAGTTCAGAGCAGAACCTCAAGAATAAAAAGACTGCCAAAATTGGTGAGTGATCGATTTTCTGTAATTAATTAATTCTGTAATTAACTAACGAGAGGATCCAGGCAAGGGCAAGGGATGGGAGAACCTCCGACAGcacacttcaaaaaaaaaaaaaaaaaaaaaaacatagctAAAAACAGCCTACGGCAAGTTACAGGAATAAAAACCAAGAGAAATAAAAACGAAAACGATGATGACAAAACACTAAGGTGTGCACGCTCAAATATGGCTTTagcttttttttacttttctaaaaaataatcaataccCACAATGTACAATGACAACTTTGGCACTGCCATTTGTCCCCCATGGTGCGAGGTGGCCACGGGTCATAGCTTTGGTATCCGGTGATGGTAAACAAATATCAAGCAGAGCAGACCATTCCTTTTTGAATCTGTCCCAACCATGGGTTTGCTGGTTTGAGATGACCAACTGTGGAAAGAATCAGTAAGCATTGGGGCCCTGATGCTGCTTACCGCAGTTGTCTGCGCTTACAGCATCCTGTAAAGCCCACACTTCTACACTGTAAGTGCAGAAATCTGCAGTAAGCAGATTGGTAACATTGAGCCCAGCTCATCAATGCAACTAACTCATCTTTAAACCGATTTGGGcaaaaaacagaaaattatCTGTATTTGATGTAAATAAGTTATAAATCAGCCGAATACAGTAAAAGCTTTCCGACTGACTGACAACTTTTAAAGAGGATTCTTTTCAATCTATTGAAAATGAGAATAACTGCACTGTTTAGAAAACAAATTCGACAAAGCGAGATGAGcagcttcataaaaaaaaaaccagaaacaCAAAAAACAGCTTTTGAACTTGCTCCTAAGTTGATACTTGGACATTTACAATCTCAAGCTTGTAGCTTTCTTGCTTTGCTAGTTCTGTGGATTGATCCTTTGCCTCCTCTAAGGGAAACAAAAGACCTGCACCTATTTATCACTGAAGCATTACGGAACAGTCTGTATTGACACAAGTTTAGGGGGGAGGACGAGGAGGAGGGGTCAGGGGGGGGCAGTGGTGGTCTGAGTTCGGCCTCTACACATCGTCCCCATATTCCAGATCATCGTCGTCTTCGTCGTCGTATTCATCGTCATCCTCGTCGTCTGGCTGCGGTGCTTGGTGATGGtggtgctgctgctgctgctgctgttgctgcatGTGCATCCGCTGCATCTGCATCTGCTGGTGGACAGCGGCGGCCTGCGTACTGCCGTTGTAGCTGCTGCTCATGCCCAGGCCAACCTGGCTGAGGTGCTGTCGGTGCTGCTGCTGTTGTACCTGGTGTTGCTGCTGTTGAACCTGGTGTTGCTGCTGCATGGTGGCAGCCTGCATGTGACTCATGCTCGGCGGCTGTGCAGGCTGTGCTGGAGATTTGTGCGGTTCAGGAATACCTTTCTGCTTTGAAAAGAGAAGTACAGAAAACGTTCAGTCACCATCAGAAAAACTGTGAGAATGCCAGCTCCATTACAGTAAGTCTAACTAAATTAGATTAGCTTCATTTTTGTGAAACTCTAACACCACCTACCCTCACAGCCAAGACCACAAAGACAGTGGCCATAAACCCTTTACACATGTTTCTCTCTATTCCTGAAAGTGGCTTTAATTTCAGAGCTATTGGGTTTTTGTCACGATCTCCTTGGTACCCTTTGAAAATATCTGTTAAAACTTGATCTTTCCTCATAAAGTTGCCACCCCcattaaaaacaaagttcagAGTATAACCCATTTAGACACACTTAGCCCAGGcgtgtatgcttcgtttttgaaaggacaagggcaccaagggtaAATCCTATCTTGcgttaactcgtcctaatttaggatttGTGCAATGCATTCTTATGTCTATGGATACATAACTTAACtcatcccaagtcctaagattaattctaagttaggaagagtttggtgaaaccgacGACTGATGCGACCACTACCCCTCACCTTAAGCCTCCACTCTCTCATGGCTTCCTCGTAGAGTTGATACTTGATGGCCACCTGGTCCTGGTACGGCTTCTTCTGCTGATCAGTCAGTTTATTCCACTCCTCACCGCAGATAACGGTCAGACGCTTGCCCGGTTCAAGCGGGATTCCCTTCATCTTCTTGCGGAAGTCCTCCAGGAAGAGGAAATATGCTGTGGCCGGCTTCTTGGGCTTGTCCGGGTCACGCTTCTTTGTGAACATTTCTCTCTGTGGATTGAAGGCATGGAATTGATTACCAATATGCACGTCTGGCAATGTTTTAAGATTGACAGAATGTTGTAACAGCAAGAAAAAAAGCATTCTTAAAGAAAGTGCCAACACCGGCAGGAAAGCTGTTTCCCCTAGGCAAGATTTTACTGCAGTAAGCAACATTGCAGCAAGTgcccaacagctttatgaagtggGGCAGATGTGAATTGTGGTTGACTTTTTGGAAGATGCTATACCGGACATCGCTTTTACTGTTATGGGAGACGCTAAGGTAGCAGCAAACATATCACATGACAACTAATGCATACAAGGGGCCAATTACATGGCTCAGCTTCCTGCCAAACTCTGCCCTTGTGATCCCCAATCTTCGCTAAACGTGGCAAGCAAtgaatttctgcgctacctGTGTgagtgaagaatgcctagtaatgtggagcaCGCaagcgcacaagcaaaaattccctgctaaccggTGCAATATTCTTGACTTCAGCTCGTAACTCCCTGCTTGCctaagtgccgattctttggCGACAATACGTAGGACCACAAAATTGGGCCCACCACAATCAGTTTGAGTGTTGAGTAACTAAGTGGAGTTGGATTTTTTTTGGGGACCTCAATGGACCACAGCAGGTAACACAAGAGATTTGGGGGTTGGAATCGTCTCAAAAAAATGAATCCCAAACTCACCTGGGCAAGATACCTCTCTCTGTCAGTTAACGCCAGCTCGGCATAGGGTTTCCTTTCGGTTTCATTCATGGAGGTCCACTTGGCTCCACATGCCTTTGTTATTTCACTGGCCTGGGatatagaaaaaaaacaattgtttatcCATTAAGACATTTGCGAGTTATCTTTAAATAGAGtgtggtacaatgacttgcctGGTCACAATTTACTAAATTTGAACTCATCAGACTATCCAGACAGTTGCCATGTTGCATGAGGCAAGCTTTtgccatgaccaggatttgaacccacacagaCACTACAATGATTTAGCCATCAGAATTTAAATTTGATGCTCTACTACACTCGGGTACTGTCACCCATCTGTGGAattttaaacgctttttatcTTTGTGAtttatgtaaaaatatatatatatttttttccctctCCTTTTCGGGGACCAGACTACATTATGTACAGTGATAGGGCGTGGTGGGTAAAACCGTACAATATATATTTCTATTTGGGCGTGGTGGGTAAAACCgtacaatatatatttttatataacacccaagccgatccttgccatttgattggaggattgtccgtcacgtgatagcaaataaaagtaccattgcatgctgagtcactcaccatgctttttcgttccacccgaaaagtaccattgcacgctgccagcgtgcaatggtacttttcggatggaacgaaaaagctgagtaaaaacatcactgcgtgcgcgtctttgtaacgcagcagtgttactgcaaggaataatattagtaaaattactaatactagcatttggattatacaataaaaaattgtaggcctacgctttgtttgttttgaaagttgtgtctttcaatcaaaatgacaaagatgtacttggatgttatataaaacaaataatgaatgtttttcattcgtgcaatggtgcgaatatgttcattcgttgaaagctggaatgttccattcaactcggctccgcctcgttgaatagaacattccatctttcaactcatgaacatattcgcaccattgcactcataaacattcattatgtgtatactatttcgcattattttgttcagaCACTTTTACTGACAGAATTTGACTGAACAAATCAATATTAGCCGTGTCTGTGCATACTGTGGCGATTATATCGACAATGAATGGCCTCTAGTGGATGATTCCAAAGataaatctttctttttaaagaggCAACAAAATTGAATGAAGAATCACAACTTTgtatatcaattttttttttcaaccatgTTCAAAATTGACTTATAATTATGTTAATCAACCACAACTGGTTCGTAGCTCACCATCACACAAAACTTTATCACAAAAAATCTTTAGAGTTGCAATGCAGTTCTGTTGTTATGCAGGGCCTAAtaaagtgacaagggtgttttttttctttcattgatatCTAGCAACtttgtcgaccaattgagctcaaatttttacaggtttgttattatatgcatatgttgagataccccaactgtgaaaactagtctttgccaattaccaatagtgtccagtgtctttaaaaaaatccaacagttccaaaaaccaaaggattCACTTTAAAATAAACCCTCAAACAAAGATGTTCCTCAATCTTACCCGAGGAATCTGCTCTCCGTTCTTGCCGAAGTTCTTCCTGAACGCCTCCAGGTAGTAGAAGTAGCCAGTCTTGGGCTTCTTGATGTGGTCTGTTGGCTTGGGTCGTCTCTTTCTCTTCTGTTTGCCCTCCTTAGGTTTGCGCCCTCGCTTGGCCGGGGACACCATCAACTGTTGATGCTGCTGCATCATATCTGTTGGCGATGAGGGAGAGAAATAATTGGGTTTACATACGGTATGCAATTCAAAATGGTATGAAATTCCAAATTGTACGAAATTCAAAATGAGTCTGCCATTCAGAACaaggtttttttgtaaaaaaaggggCACAACGATTTTCCTCTCTTCAGGGGAAATTACTATgagaaaaatgtatttattcgtattggaactttgcaaagggcaccacagcaaaagcactacacagggcaccacggcgaTTGTTGTGGGtggtgggtgctgtgggttatttggAGGCCTGTTCATCACTTGCAGAGCAAGTATGTAGCAATATTATGTCaaacacaaaattacatttatgttaaaaagtttgtaaaataaagaaaatctcTTTTTAAGTTTTCATTAATTAATACTGTCATTATTCACCTTTACACCTCCCGACCTTgacccaaaataataaaaccccACACAAACTGGATTTAATAAACAGGCCAAACGTGTTGAATTCATGGAGGCTCAAACAAGAAATGGAAGAAATGAGAACAGTCTTCAACTACCCACTGTCAACAAATCTGTCACCACTTCTACTTTCAAtccaagtttttgtttacattttaacatgaaaaattaaaaatgaagttTCATACATATACACACATTGAGAACATATTCTTAGTTAAAAATTGTGCACAACCCACATTGTAAAATTGCCTAGACCTCAATTCTTGGTGCAGACACAAGAGAAGCTGGTGGTCCGTCTACCATCCTGCCAAAATGCTGTCAATGCCAACTTTAATTCTGACATTTACAAAAATCCATTACCAGACGGGACAGGTTTCTGTATGCAGGTAACTAAGCATTATGCATGTGTGGGAGATGTACATAGTAAAATAATCTCAGTCCACATTCGGGACTGCCAATCCAATGCAAATACTACACCATGTACCAATTTCACTACCTAACCAACATATGGCATGTACTACTATATAGTGAATTTTGCCAACTGGGTAATGTTAAGTGTATAATAATGTGACCCATGGCTCAAAATAAACACCAGAccacaggcccgaggccagtcaTATTTAGCATTTATaaggccagtaaacttatgactggacaagtctgtTGGTTTCTTAAAACAAACAAGACTTTTCAACTGAATATATTAAAAGACTGCCTCAGTGTGTAAGATATTGATATTAACAActttgcattaaaggcagtgcacactgttggtaattactcaaaataattgttggcataaaaactcacttggtaatgagcaatggagagttgttgataatataaaacattgtgagaaactgctccctctaaagtgatgtagtttttgagaaagaagtaatttttcaccaaaatatttgaattgaaagcatctgaaagcaaataaaaacttgtgcgacaagggtgttttttcttccattattctctcgcaacttcaacaaccaattgagttaaaattttcacaggtctgttattttatgcattaatgttgagatacaccaagttataagactggtctttgacaattacacaaGATCTGAATAAGATATCTCTTcatgcttgttcaactcattttgattctgatctaataaaataaattctggtccagtaaacattttgctACAAGTACAAGCGCTGTAGTCTTAGTGGATTTTCCAACACAAAAAACTCCCCCTGTGACCCCTAAATATCTGCATCACACTTGTCACAATAGGCTACAGTATCACAATGTATAAAATTATACACCAATATTGATGTTTACCTTTAGACTGCATCATTTTGAAAACCAACTAGAAGTAGGTCAAGGTTAATGGCATTTGATATTTGAGGTCAACAACTACCCTTGCAATAATACCAATGCATACAAAACATGAGATACAGTGAGTAATTGTTCTGGTATGGTACAatgctaaaaaaacaaaatatcagaaTTAGTTAGCATCCAGGTGCATAAATATCAGAGATGAAGGAAACTTCCTTCATGCAACACACTCGTAAGCTGTAGTGTGTACTGCAGGTGATAACACAGAATAAATTGTGcgttttttaaaagcttttttttcaaactgttttttttttctttctttcaaaatcacaagaaaaaacaaatttaaaaacatgtttttcttaaAGCTACAGATCGCACAGTAGTTTCACACAAGGGAGTGCACAAGATTTTTGTACCTACATGTTACTGACCCTACATGTTACTGCTACAAAGTTTGACTTTGTTCGAGAAAACTTTGCCACGAATGTAGAGTAAAAAGCGCTGTTCTTTCACACAAAGCTCATTTTTGTCttctgtagtgtgaaaaggactTTTAAGTTGATTCAGCTAACTTCATGTAAAATTAGGACCAAGATGTTTTGGGATTATTTCtcacacatttttaaaaattaaattactcAATATTTCACAGGATGTTGTTGGTAAGTTGTAATAAGTTTACATAATAAAAGTTGgcaatatttatatatatatagttgTTCTTTTTCAATCATGTTTGCAATCACCAACgatcaataaaatataatagccaagattttgtttattgattttagtactattattattattttaaagctACACTCAATACAGGACAATTACATTTTGGAACATGCCTTATATGGAGACCAGGGACAAAACAATAAAGGGAAAGGCAGAATCACCTGAGGGGTTTAAATACAGGGGTTGTTCCACCACGAATTTTGTCTACAAAGGGAGGTTCTTGACAAGGTTGCATTTTATGAGAATGTGTGCAGTACATACACAAATCGTGCAATGCATTTTCTGGCATAAATGTATTGTGAGACAGAAATGTATGCACATGTTGCTGTAGAATTGTTGTGTGACACACAATGGCATCctacacaataa encodes:
- the LOC117306457 gene encoding high mobility group protein B3-like; translated protein: MDMMQQHQQLMVSPAKRGRKPKEGKQKRKRRPKPTDHIKKPKTGYFYYLEAFRKNFGKNGEQIPRASEITKACGAKWTSMNETERKPYAELALTDRERYLAQREMFTKKRDPDKPKKPATAYFLFLEDFRKKMKGIPLEPGKRLTVICGEEWNKLTDQQKKPYQDQVAIKYQLYEEAMREWRLKKGIPEPHKSPAQPAQPPSMSHMQAATMQQQHQVQQQQHQVQQQQHRQHLSQVGLGMSSSYNGSTQAAAVHQQMQMQRMHMQQQQQQQQHHHHQAPQPDDEDDDEYDDEDDDDLEYGDDV